One genomic region from Natrinema caseinilyticum encodes:
- a CDS encoding CPBP family intramembrane glutamic endopeptidase, whose translation MTETAQADDTGPIASDVVPGIGTTLAGITMIAMLVPVRRGVGDPVVWAGVAFAVAAVLSFLVRRHSDVERRIAAPIAAVSSGAVVLLAGYALNQGVTAPTTVPAISISIPVVFIGFLTAGLTASISVADYYGIGIAGLKRRSQLTLTLSVVGLSGLLVPQLVMFVLAIPVYPFLETLSEIERLVATQLVSQIGVVVGTALVVVAFLRTTDRDLSFIDLRRPTLREVAWTVAGLLVLFGTLQAISILMQSTGVESAEHATAQRAQESPELLLILVPIAILVIGPFEELLYRNVIQKSLYGTFSRFGSVAVASVIFAGVHVLAYATAGLGAVIASLGTVFGLSVVLGGIYERTDNLLVPALIHGLYNAAVFANLYLIYR comes from the coding sequence ATGACCGAGACTGCACAGGCCGACGACACCGGACCGATCGCCTCCGACGTCGTTCCCGGGATCGGGACCACTCTCGCGGGGATCACGATGATCGCGATGCTCGTTCCTGTCCGCCGCGGCGTCGGCGATCCCGTCGTCTGGGCGGGGGTCGCCTTCGCCGTCGCCGCCGTCCTCTCTTTTCTGGTTCGCCGTCACAGCGACGTCGAGCGCCGTATCGCCGCACCGATCGCCGCGGTCTCGAGCGGTGCCGTCGTCTTGCTCGCCGGCTACGCCCTGAACCAGGGCGTCACGGCACCCACCACCGTGCCGGCGATCTCGATATCGATACCGGTCGTTTTCATCGGCTTCCTCACGGCCGGACTGACCGCCAGCATCAGCGTCGCGGACTACTACGGGATCGGGATCGCCGGTCTCAAACGGCGGAGCCAGCTGACGCTCACCCTTTCGGTCGTCGGGCTCAGCGGTCTCCTCGTCCCGCAGCTCGTGATGTTCGTCCTCGCGATTCCGGTCTACCCGTTCCTCGAGACGCTTTCCGAGATCGAACGGCTCGTCGCGACCCAGCTCGTCAGCCAGATCGGCGTGGTCGTCGGAACGGCTCTCGTCGTCGTGGCGTTCCTTCGGACGACGGATCGCGATCTCTCGTTCATCGACCTTCGACGGCCGACGCTGCGTGAGGTCGCCTGGACCGTCGCCGGGCTGCTCGTCCTCTTCGGGACGCTCCAGGCCATTAGTATCCTCATGCAATCGACCGGCGTCGAGAGCGCGGAGCACGCGACGGCCCAGCGGGCCCAGGAGAGTCCCGAACTGCTGTTGATCCTGGTCCCGATCGCGATTCTCGTCATCGGCCCGTTCGAGGAACTGCTCTACCGAAACGTGATCCAGAAATCGCTGTACGGAACGTTTTCGCGGTTCGGCTCCGTGGCCGTTGCCAGCGTCATCTTCGCGGGTGTTCACGTGCTCGCGTACGCCACGGCCGGCCTGGGCGCGGTGATCGCCAGTCTCGGCACCGTCTTCGGGCTCTCGGTCGTTCTGGGGGGGATCTACGAACGCACCGATAACCTGCTCGTCCCGGCGCTGATCCACGGCCTGTACAACGCGGCCGTCTTCGCGAACCTCTATCTCATCTACCGGTGA
- a CDS encoding NOB1 family endonuclease: protein MYVLDSSAFIHDFHTTEQTATIPLVRDELEDESAYRYDAMEGSGMHIHIPNEDTTEKVQRAARESGDLEVLSDTDVRLIAASFELDGVLVTDDYAMQNVAEKLNVAVEVIAREGIDEQRHWSFQCQGCGREFDEQKDRCPICGSELARKNPS, encoded by the coding sequence ATGTACGTTCTCGACTCCTCGGCTTTTATCCACGACTTTCATACGACAGAACAGACCGCGACCATTCCGCTCGTTCGCGACGAACTCGAGGACGAAAGCGCCTATCGCTACGACGCGATGGAGGGCTCCGGGATGCACATTCACATTCCGAACGAGGACACGACGGAAAAGGTCCAGCGCGCGGCCCGCGAATCGGGTGACCTCGAGGTCCTCTCCGACACCGACGTTCGCCTCATCGCGGCGAGTTTCGAACTCGACGGCGTCCTCGTCACGGACGATTACGCGATGCAAAACGTCGCGGAGAAGTTGAACGTCGCCGTCGAAGTGATCGCGCGGGAGGGGATCGACGAACAGCGTCACTGGTCGTTCCAGTGTCAGGGCTGTGGCCGCGAGTTCGACGAGCAGAAAGACCGCTGTCCGATCTGTGGGTCGGAACTGGCGCGCAAGAACCCGTCGTAA
- a CDS encoding PRC-barrel domain-containing protein — MSDILAENLSGKSVMGSDGTELGLLYNITMDLKSGALHDLVIEPDEAISRRAVDFELNDAGRFLVPVNRVQAVKDYIVVQR, encoded by the coding sequence ATGAGCGATATACTCGCTGAAAACCTCTCGGGGAAGTCCGTCATGGGGTCGGACGGAACCGAGCTCGGATTGCTCTACAACATCACGATGGACCTCAAATCGGGCGCGCTCCACGACCTCGTCATCGAACCCGACGAAGCGATTTCGCGTCGCGCCGTCGACTTCGAACTCAACGACGCCGGCCGCTTTCTCGTTCCCGTCAACCGCGTCCAAGCGGTGAAAGATTACATCGTCGTCCAGCGCTAA
- the infB gene encoding translation initiation factor IF-2, translating to MSDTNTRDPTSLRTPIVAVLGHVDHGKTSLLDKIRGSAVIEGEAGAITQHIGATAVPLDIISSIAGDLVDPDDFDLPGLLFIDTPGHHSFTTLRSRGGALADIAILVVDVNDGFQPQTLEALDILRRSQTPFIVAANKIDTVPGWNATEDAPITATYESQSDRVRQRLDESLYEIIGNLSDEGFSADLYWRVQNFQRNVGVVPVSAMTGEGVPDLLTVMMGLSQRYMKEEMEIDVTGPGVGTVLEVKEEKGFGTTIDTVLYDGTIKADDTIVVGGMNEPIVTDVRALLQPRPLAEIRTESRFEKVDEVSAAAGIKVAAPELANAMAGAPVRVVRDRDVDDVIDEVQAELADIAVDTAEEGVVVKADTLGSLEAMADALGDAEVPIVRAEVGDVAPRDVSVASTADDSKQKVILGFNVDVLDDADDRADIEDVTIFTDEVIYQLIDEYEDYIEGIEQAQQDTILENITRPARFRILPDHTFRQNDPAVVGVEVNSGTIKNNTPVVKFEGNEPDRVGQIKGIQEQGEDVDEARAGNRVSVAIDGPTVGRQIEEDDELWAEIPEKHAKILEQELASEIPGDELEALNMYLDNQRSRDPFWGK from the coding sequence ATGTCGGACACGAACACGCGCGACCCTACATCCCTCAGAACGCCGATCGTCGCCGTCCTCGGACACGTCGATCACGGCAAGACAAGTCTCCTCGACAAAATCCGCGGGTCCGCGGTTATCGAGGGCGAAGCAGGCGCGATCACCCAGCATATCGGTGCGACTGCCGTCCCGCTGGACATCATCTCCTCGATCGCGGGCGACCTCGTCGATCCCGACGATTTCGACCTTCCCGGCCTCCTCTTCATCGACACGCCCGGTCACCACTCCTTTACCACGCTTCGGTCCCGCGGGGGTGCGTTAGCCGACATCGCGATCCTCGTGGTCGACGTCAACGACGGCTTCCAACCCCAGACGCTCGAGGCCCTCGACATCCTTCGGCGCTCGCAGACGCCGTTTATCGTCGCAGCCAACAAAATCGACACCGTTCCCGGCTGGAACGCGACGGAGGACGCCCCGATAACCGCCACCTACGAATCGCAGTCGGATCGCGTGCGCCAGCGCCTGGACGAGAGCCTCTACGAGATCATCGGCAACCTTTCGGACGAAGGCTTCTCCGCGGATCTGTACTGGCGGGTACAGAACTTCCAGCGCAACGTCGGCGTCGTCCCCGTGTCGGCGATGACCGGCGAGGGGGTCCCCGACCTCCTGACGGTCATGATGGGCCTCTCCCAGCGCTACATGAAAGAGGAGATGGAGATCGACGTCACCGGTCCCGGCGTGGGGACCGTCCTCGAGGTCAAAGAGGAGAAAGGCTTCGGGACGACGATCGATACGGTGCTGTACGACGGAACGATCAAGGCGGACGACACGATCGTCGTCGGGGGGATGAACGAGCCGATCGTGACCGACGTCCGTGCGTTGCTCCAGCCGCGTCCGCTCGCCGAAATTCGCACCGAAAGCCGCTTCGAGAAAGTCGACGAGGTTTCGGCCGCGGCCGGGATCAAGGTTGCCGCTCCCGAACTCGCAAATGCGATGGCCGGCGCACCGGTCCGAGTCGTCCGCGACCGCGACGTCGACGACGTCATCGACGAGGTCCAGGCCGAACTCGCGGATATCGCCGTCGATACCGCCGAGGAAGGCGTCGTCGTCAAAGCCGACACGCTGGGTAGTCTCGAGGCGATGGCCGACGCGCTCGGCGACGCGGAGGTCCCGATCGTCCGCGCCGAAGTCGGCGACGTCGCACCCCGGGACGTCTCGGTCGCCTCGACGGCCGACGATTCGAAACAGAAGGTCATTCTCGGATTCAACGTCGACGTCCTCGACGATGCGGACGACCGCGCGGACATCGAGGACGTGACGATATTCACCGACGAGGTGATCTACCAGTTGATCGACGAGTACGAGGACTACATCGAGGGGATCGAACAGGCCCAACAGGATACGATCCTCGAGAACATCACCCGGCCCGCTCGATTCCGCATCCTGCCGGACCACACCTTCCGCCAGAACGATCCCGCGGTCGTCGGGGTCGAGGTGAATTCGGGGACGATCAAGAACAACACGCCCGTCGTCAAATTCGAGGGGAACGAACCCGACCGAGTCGGCCAGATCAAGGGGATTCAAGAGCAGGGCGAAGACGTCGACGAGGCCCGCGCGGGCAACCGCGTGTCCGTCGCCATCGACGGCCCGACCGTCGGCCGCCAGATCGAGGAAGACGACGAACTCTGGGCCGAAATTCCCGAGAAACACGCGAAGATTCTCGAACAGGAACTCGCGAGCGAAATTCCGGGCGACGAACTCGAGGCGCTGAACATGTATCTCGACAACCAGCGCAGCCGTGATCCGTTCTGGGGGAAGTGA
- a CDS encoding histidine kinase N-terminal 7TM domain-containing protein — translation MFPSTPPLVALSAVVSCGITVTAWRNRDIPGARWIAVLMAGVTVWGLTKLLEIYSADLSVMLFWSKVQYVGIVVVPVAWVVFAFQYTGRDGWITRRTLAALLIVPALVFILIWTNDVHGLFRTVTGVERYGSLSVPAASFGPVFWFHTLYSYLLLIAGTWLILQLVFLSNQRFDGQAIGLLVAVLVPWVGNGIYITNVVPFGFDPTIMMLANSGLILLGLVARHRLFELVPAAKEVARDELIDTMSDAVLVVDARGIVVDANPAAQAIVGSEGSAVTGRELEVVCPPLADVVETPIPDDGETLQTELSLVDDDKRRYYDVRVSVMTRGYGLVTGKLISLRDISEQRQHEQRLNVLNRLLRHDLRTELNVVKGHTSLLADELENSTLQEHTDRVDTAVTTIIDRSEKFARVVKRLDADESGPVDLAAEIATLVETTRQAHPDVRITMTSSDAAWTTAGPFVTTALEELVTNAIEHADRPDLEISITVAVDREDDRDVVRVQVADNGPGIPEDELEPIMQGVETQLAHSTGVGLWLVTWIVQETGGSIDIESGDDGSVVTITLPGAPARDRERETETVV, via the coding sequence ATCTTTCCGTCTACCCCCCCTCTCGTCGCACTTTCCGCTGTCGTATCGTGCGGAATCACGGTCACCGCCTGGCGAAACCGGGACATCCCGGGCGCTCGCTGGATCGCCGTCCTCATGGCCGGGGTGACGGTCTGGGGACTCACGAAATTACTCGAGATATACAGCGCCGATCTCTCGGTGATGCTCTTCTGGTCGAAGGTTCAGTACGTCGGAATCGTCGTGGTTCCCGTCGCCTGGGTGGTGTTCGCGTTCCAGTATACGGGGCGAGACGGGTGGATAACTCGTCGGACCCTGGCGGCGTTGCTGATCGTGCCCGCGCTCGTCTTCATTTTGATCTGGACGAACGACGTCCACGGCCTGTTCAGGACGGTAACCGGCGTCGAGCGGTACGGGTCACTGTCCGTTCCCGCTGCTTCGTTCGGACCGGTGTTCTGGTTCCATACCCTGTACTCCTATCTGTTACTGATCGCCGGAACGTGGCTGATCCTGCAACTGGTATTCCTCTCGAACCAACGATTCGACGGCCAGGCGATCGGCTTACTGGTCGCCGTCCTCGTCCCGTGGGTTGGAAACGGGATCTACATCACGAACGTCGTCCCGTTCGGCTTCGACCCGACGATCATGATGTTGGCGAACAGCGGGTTGATTCTGCTGGGACTCGTCGCTCGTCATCGGCTCTTCGAACTCGTCCCCGCCGCGAAAGAGGTCGCGCGCGACGAACTCATCGACACCATGAGCGACGCGGTCCTCGTCGTCGACGCTCGAGGGATCGTCGTCGACGCGAATCCGGCCGCACAGGCGATCGTCGGGTCCGAGGGTTCGGCCGTGACTGGCCGCGAACTGGAGGTCGTCTGTCCGCCGCTGGCTGACGTCGTCGAGACGCCGATCCCCGACGACGGTGAGACGCTTCAGACCGAACTGTCGCTCGTGGACGACGACAAACGCCGCTATTACGACGTTCGCGTGTCGGTGATGACGCGGGGGTACGGACTCGTCACGGGAAAGCTGATTAGCCTTCGAGATATCTCCGAGCAGCGCCAGCACGAACAGCGGCTGAACGTCCTCAACCGGCTCCTTCGTCACGACCTTCGAACCGAGTTGAACGTCGTCAAGGGCCACACGTCGTTACTCGCCGACGAACTCGAGAACTCGACGCTGCAAGAACACACCGACCGTGTCGATACCGCCGTGACGACCATCATCGACCGAAGCGAAAAATTCGCGCGCGTCGTCAAGCGGTTGGATGCCGACGAGTCGGGCCCGGTCGATCTCGCGGCCGAAATCGCGACGCTCGTCGAAACCACGCGCCAGGCCCACCCCGACGTCAGGATCACGATGACGAGTTCGGACGCGGCCTGGACCACCGCCGGTCCGTTCGTCACGACCGCCCTCGAGGAACTCGTCACGAACGCGATCGAACACGCCGACCGTCCCGACCTCGAGATTTCGATCACCGTGGCGGTCGATCGGGAGGACGATCGCGACGTCGTCCGCGTGCAGGTGGCCGACAACGGACCCGGCATCCCCGAGGACGAACTCGAGCCGATCATGCAGGGCGTGGAAACGCAACTGGCACACAGTACGGGCGTCGGACTCTGGCTGGTGACGTGGATCGTCCAGGAAACCGGCGGATCGATCGATATCGAGAGCGGTGACGACGGATCGGTGGTGACGATCACGCTCCCCGGCGCACCCGCCCGTGATCGCGAGCGCGAAACGGAGACGGTCGTCTGA
- the pyrG gene encoding glutamine hydrolyzing CTP synthase encodes MPTESDTHYDPSLGNKFIFVTGGVMSGLGKGITAASTGRLLKNAGFDVTAVKIDPYLNVDAGTMNPYQHGEVYVLEDGGEVDLDLGNYERFLDIDMTSDHNITTGKTYQHVIEKERAGDYLGKTVQIIPHITDDIKRRIREAAEGTDVCIIEVGGTVGDIEGMPYLEALRQFAHEEPEENVLFTHVTLVPYSKNGEQKTKPTQHSVKEVRSIGLQPDVIVGRCDDRLDRQTKEKIALFCDIPTEAVFSNPDVDDVYHVPLMVEEEGLDQYVLEHFGLADEALPEGERTNDWREIVTTDKTGTVDVALVGKYDLEDAYMSIHESLKHAGFEVGIDVDVHWVAADDLSDGHDGQLEGVDGIIVPGGFGMRGSEGKIEAVRYARENDIPFLGLCLGFQMAVVEYARNVLGLDGAHSAEMDEDTPHPVIDILPEQYEVDDMGGTMRLGEHTTVIEPRTLAYDLYGDTSCSERHRHRFEVNPEYFDRFEDEPLVFSGTAGNRMEILELETHPFFLGTQFHPEYTSRPGQPSPPFLGLVEAVLERSGADGATDETAADTDDTDADTETEVTH; translated from the coding sequence ATGCCGACGGAATCGGACACTCATTATGACCCCTCGCTGGGGAACAAATTCATCTTCGTCACCGGCGGCGTCATGTCGGGACTCGGCAAAGGGATCACAGCCGCGAGCACCGGCCGACTCCTCAAAAACGCCGGGTTCGACGTCACCGCGGTGAAGATCGACCCGTACCTGAACGTCGACGCCGGAACGATGAATCCCTACCAGCACGGGGAAGTCTACGTCCTCGAGGACGGCGGCGAGGTCGACCTCGACCTGGGGAACTACGAGCGGTTCCTCGACATCGACATGACCTCGGACCACAACATCACGACCGGCAAAACCTACCAGCACGTCATCGAGAAGGAGCGGGCCGGCGACTACCTCGGGAAGACGGTCCAGATCATCCCCCACATCACCGACGACATCAAGCGCCGGATCCGCGAAGCCGCCGAAGGCACCGACGTCTGTATCATCGAAGTCGGCGGCACCGTCGGCGACATCGAGGGGATGCCCTACCTCGAGGCGCTGCGCCAGTTTGCCCACGAGGAACCCGAGGAGAACGTCCTCTTTACGCACGTCACGCTGGTTCCGTACTCGAAAAACGGCGAGCAGAAGACGAAGCCGACCCAGCACTCGGTCAAGGAAGTCCGCTCGATCGGCCTCCAGCCGGACGTCATCGTGGGCCGGTGTGACGACCGCCTCGACCGACAGACCAAAGAGAAGATCGCGCTGTTCTGTGACATTCCTACCGAGGCGGTGTTCTCGAACCCCGACGTCGACGACGTCTATCACGTGCCGTTGATGGTCGAAGAGGAGGGACTCGACCAGTACGTCCTGGAACACTTCGGCCTCGCGGACGAGGCGCTGCCCGAGGGCGAACGGACGAACGACTGGCGCGAAATCGTCACGACCGACAAGACCGGCACGGTCGACGTCGCGCTGGTCGGCAAATACGATCTCGAGGACGCGTACATGTCGATCCACGAGTCGCTGAAACACGCCGGCTTCGAGGTCGGTATCGACGTCGACGTCCACTGGGTGGCGGCCGACGACCTGAGCGACGGTCACGACGGCCAACTCGAGGGTGTCGACGGGATCATCGTCCCTGGCGGGTTCGGCATGCGGGGCTCCGAGGGCAAGATCGAAGCGGTCCGGTACGCCCGCGAGAACGACATCCCCTTCCTCGGGCTGTGTCTGGGATTCCAGATGGCCGTCGTCGAGTACGCCCGGAACGTACTCGGCCTCGACGGCGCTCACTCGGCCGAAATGGACGAGGACACGCCCCACCCCGTCATCGACATCCTGCCCGAACAGTACGAGGTCGACGACATGGGCGGGACGATGCGACTCGGCGAACACACGACGGTCATCGAACCCCGGACGCTGGCCTACGACCTCTACGGCGATACGTCCTGCTCCGAGCGACACCGCCACCGATTCGAGGTCAACCCCGAGTACTTCGACCGGTTCGAAGACGAGCCGCTGGTATTCTCGGGTACCGCCGGCAACCGGATGGAGATTCTCGAACTCGAGACGCATCCGTTCTTCCTCGGGACGCAGTTCCATCCCGAGTACACGTCCCGACCCGGCCAGCCGAGCCCGCCGTTCCTCGGGCTCGTCGAAGCCGTTCTCGAGCGATCCGGCGCTGACGGCGCCACCGACGAAACCGCTGCAGACACAGACGATACCGACGCGGACACCGAAACGGAGGTAACTCACTGA
- the guaA gene encoding glutamine-hydrolyzing GMP synthase, translating into MVDTDTFVPDAVAEIDEEIGDANAVIALSGGVDSSVAAALAYEAIGDRLTPVYVDTGLMRKGETDQIRETFDYMESLRVVDAKDRFLEALSGVTDPEEKREVIGEQFIREFEREATDADADYLVQGTIYPDRIESEGGIKSHHNVGGLPDVVDFEGIVEPVRDLYKDEVREVARHLGLDEIVAERMPFPGPGLAVRVIGEVTEEKLEVARQACYVVEDELEEYDPWQALAAVIGKATGVKGDNRVHGWVVSVRSVDSRDGMTARAQEIDWETLQRIQSRITGANENVARVVYDVTHKPPATIEYE; encoded by the coding sequence ATGGTAGATACGGACACGTTCGTCCCCGACGCAGTCGCAGAGATCGACGAGGAAATCGGCGATGCCAACGCTGTCATCGCCCTCTCGGGCGGTGTCGACTCCTCGGTCGCCGCCGCCCTGGCCTACGAGGCCATCGGCGATCGCCTGACCCCGGTGTACGTCGACACCGGGTTGATGCGGAAAGGCGAGACCGATCAGATACGAGAGACGTTCGACTACATGGAGTCGCTTCGCGTCGTCGACGCGAAAGACCGCTTCCTCGAGGCGCTGTCCGGCGTCACCGACCCCGAGGAGAAACGTGAGGTCATCGGCGAGCAGTTCATCCGCGAGTTCGAGCGCGAAGCGACGGACGCGGACGCGGACTATCTCGTTCAGGGGACGATCTACCCCGACCGCATCGAGAGCGAAGGCGGGATCAAGTCCCACCACAACGTCGGTGGCTTGCCCGACGTGGTGGACTTCGAGGGTATCGTCGAACCGGTCCGGGACCTCTACAAGGACGAGGTCCGCGAGGTCGCCCGCCACCTCGGTCTCGACGAAATCGTCGCCGAACGGATGCCGTTCCCGGGTCCCGGGCTCGCAGTTCGGGTCATCGGGGAAGTCACCGAGGAGAAACTCGAGGTGGCCCGCCAGGCCTGTTACGTCGTCGAGGACGAACTCGAGGAGTACGATCCGTGGCAAGCCCTCGCGGCCGTCATCGGTAAAGCGACGGGCGTCAAGGGCGACAACCGAGTTCACGGCTGGGTCGTCTCCGTGCGCTCGGTCGACTCCCGCGACGGGATGACCGCTCGCGCCCAGGAGATCGACTGGGAGACGCTCCAGCGCATCCAATCGCGGATCACGGGAGCGAACGAGAACGTCGCCCGCGTCGTCTACGACGTGACCCACAAACCGCCCGCGACTATCGAGTACGAATGA
- a CDS encoding DUF7126 family protein, giving the protein MSPVTTAIVAGPDENDLAAALETEGVDVTRLEGVISRPQLEEAGIVAADLYVLTDIGQATTIPIVCDLNGDVRTVVYARRTVPEFVKGQLDLAIDPQLVDASVVADELVD; this is encoded by the coding sequence ATGAGTCCGGTCACGACCGCAATCGTCGCCGGCCCCGACGAGAACGACCTCGCAGCGGCACTCGAGACCGAAGGCGTCGACGTGACCCGCCTTGAGGGCGTCATCTCTCGGCCGCAACTCGAGGAGGCGGGGATCGTCGCCGCCGATCTGTACGTGCTGACCGATATCGGGCAGGCGACGACGATCCCGATCGTCTGCGACCTGAACGGAGACGTCCGCACCGTCGTCTACGCCCGCAGGACGGTCCCCGAGTTCGTCAAAGGTCAACTCGATCTGGCGATCGACCCACAGCTCGTCGACGCGAGCGTCGTCGCCGACGAACTCGTCGACTGA
- a CDS encoding MogA/MoaB family molybdenum cofactor biosynthesis protein, with the protein MSESSANDSHGSAAQSLRVAVVTISSDRGLEDDPAGTALVEGLEGAGIEITVREHVNSDYDQVQSIVSRLIDRTDVELVITAGGTSVEPDDDALEAVEPLLEKELTAFAELVTALAYDRIGTRVVTVRTLAGVAEGTPVFCLPGTADTATLALEEIILSEAETVVELAREDDPDTEGERGETGGDRASAGTDDEAADREA; encoded by the coding sequence ATGAGCGAATCGAGCGCGAACGATAGTCACGGGTCCGCAGCGCAGTCGCTCCGTGTCGCCGTCGTCACTATTTCGTCCGATCGGGGTCTCGAGGACGATCCGGCGGGAACGGCGCTCGTCGAGGGACTCGAGGGCGCGGGAATCGAGATCACGGTGCGAGAACACGTCAATTCGGATTACGACCAGGTCCAGTCGATCGTTTCGCGACTCATCGACCGCACGGACGTCGAGCTCGTCATCACCGCCGGTGGAACGAGCGTCGAACCCGACGACGACGCCCTCGAAGCCGTCGAGCCGCTGCTCGAAAAGGAGCTGACCGCCTTCGCCGAACTGGTCACTGCACTGGCGTACGACCGGATCGGGACGCGAGTCGTCACCGTCCGAACGCTCGCGGGCGTCGCCGAGGGAACACCCGTCTTTTGTCTCCCGGGCACCGCGGACACGGCCACCCTCGCGCTCGAGGAAATCATTCTCTCCGAGGCGGAGACGGTCGTCGAACTCGCCCGGGAGGACGACCCGGACACCGAAGGCGAACGCGGTGAAACCGGGGGCGACCGTGCCAGCGCAGGGACCGACGACGAGGCGGCCGACAGAGAGGCGTGA
- a CDS encoding zinc-binding dehydrogenase: protein MQSVKVTEHGDTDVLEYGEVPDPEVGRGDVLVDVKAAALNHLDIWTRRGMPGLNLEMPHIPGSDGAGIVEEVGEDVTRFEEGDRVALSAGVGDLRMDDPTLDPRFHIIGEHVPGIHAEYAAIDEDNLIPVPEDVDWTVAGSSCLVFQTAWRMLIERADLEAGESVLVLGASGGVGHAALQIADYAGAEVYATGSSEEKLDYAREHGADHVCNYEEENFADWVRSETGGRGVDVVVEHVGAPTWQDSLASLAKGGRLVTCGGTAGGNPETDIPRIFWNQLEIIGSTMATPDQVDDVMDLVWDGTFEPAIREELPMSESRRAHEIIENREGFGKVVVRPDSEL from the coding sequence ATGCAGTCAGTCAAAGTTACCGAACACGGCGACACGGACGTCCTCGAGTACGGCGAAGTGCCCGATCCCGAGGTCGGACGGGGCGACGTACTGGTCGACGTCAAAGCAGCAGCGCTCAACCACCTCGACATCTGGACCCGACGGGGGATGCCGGGGCTGAACCTCGAGATGCCACACATCCCGGGAAGCGACGGGGCGGGGATCGTCGAGGAAGTCGGCGAGGACGTCACTCGGTTCGAGGAAGGCGACCGCGTCGCGCTCTCGGCCGGTGTCGGCGACCTGCGGATGGACGACCCGACGCTCGATCCGCGCTTTCACATCATCGGCGAGCACGTTCCGGGTATCCACGCCGAGTACGCCGCGATCGACGAGGACAACCTGATTCCGGTCCCGGAAGACGTCGACTGGACGGTCGCCGGCTCGAGCTGTCTGGTCTTCCAGACCGCCTGGCGGATGCTGATCGAACGAGCGGACCTCGAGGCCGGCGAGTCGGTCCTGGTCCTCGGTGCGAGCGGCGGGGTCGGTCACGCGGCCCTCCAGATCGCGGATTACGCGGGTGCGGAGGTCTACGCGACTGGCAGTTCCGAGGAGAAACTCGACTACGCCCGCGAGCACGGTGCGGATCACGTCTGTAACTACGAGGAAGAGAACTTCGCGGACTGGGTCCGCTCCGAGACGGGCGGGCGCGGGGTCGACGTCGTCGTCGAACACGTCGGCGCGCCCACCTGGCAGGACTCGCTCGCGAGCCTCGCCAAGGGCGGCCGACTCGTCACCTGCGGCGGCACCGCCGGCGGCAACCCGGAGACTGACATCCCGCGCATCTTCTGGAACCAACTCGAGATCATCGGCTCGACCATGGCCACGCCCGACCAGGTCGACGACGTGATGGACCTCGTCTGGGACGGCACCTTCGAACCGGCGATCCGCGAGGAACTGCCGATGAGCGAATCCCGGCGCGCCCACGAGATCATCGAGAATCGCGAAGGGTTCGGCAAGGTCGTCGTCCGTCCCGACAGCGAACTGTAG